Proteins encoded in a region of the Panicum hallii strain FIL2 chromosome 3, PHallii_v3.1, whole genome shotgun sequence genome:
- the LOC112884213 gene encoding phospholipase A1-Igamma1, chloroplastic-like produces the protein MAPLSCRDLPAQLPTLPRRATAHAQLSFLRAPAPRQPLTSTASASTSASTLRPPLAATRDEAIASLVGHLEHDVAHGHQYRDDVQDEEEDDDARRRGARKHQEELPARWREIHGRDDWAGLLDPMDPLLRSELIRYGELAQACYDAFDYDPYSRYCGSCKYPRRELFERLGMAGAARGYAVSRYLYATSNFRFPAFFPPSRAGAKIWSQSANWIGYVAVSTDEESARLGRRDVAIAWRGTVTRLEWVSDLMDFLRPVAEEGIPCPDPDVKVLAGFADLYTDKDPTCRFCKYSAREQVLTEVRRLVGRYAALGEDVSITVTGHSLGSALAMLSAYDIAESGANVAGQAAAAPVCVYSFAGPRVGNAAFRRRFESELGVKALRVVNVHDNVTRMPGILVNEGAPEAVRRVAERLLRVPWCYSHVGVELALDHKRSPFLKDTLDPACYHDLEAHLHLIDGYHGRGERFVLASGRDPALVNKACDFLKDHHGVPPCWRQDENKGMVRGRDGRWVQPDRHGWHLDDHDHDDPNHHHHHH, from the exons atGGCGCCCCTCTCCTGCCGCGACCTCCCCGCTCAGCTCCCGACCCTCccgcgccgcgccaccgcccACGCACAGCTCTCCTTCCTGCGCGCTCCGGCCCCTCGCCAGCCACTCACTTCCACTGCAAGCGCAAGCACAAGCGCGAGCACGCTGCGGCCCCCTCTGGCGGCCACGAGGGACGAGGCGATCGCCTCCCTCGTCGGCCACCTCGAGCACGACGTCGCGCACGGCCATCAGTACCGTGACGACGTccaggacgaggaggaggacgacgacgctcggcggcgcggcgcgaggAAGCACCAGGAGGAGCTGCCGGCGCGGTGGCGCGAGATCCACGGGCGCGACGACTGGGCGGGGCTCCTGGACCCGATGGACCCGCTGCTGCGGTCGGAGCTGATCCGGTACGGCGAGCTGGCGCAGGCCTGCTACGACGCCTTCGACTACGACCCCTACTCCCGGTACTGCGGCAGCTGCAAGTACCCGCGGCGGGAGCTGTTCGAGCGGCTGGGCAtggcgggcgcggcgcgcgggtaCGCCGTGTCCCGGTACCTGTACGCGACGTCCAACTTCCGGTTCCCCGCCTTCTTCCCGCCGTCCCGCGCGGGCGCCAAGATCTGGAGCCAGAGCGCCAACTGGATCGGGTACGTGGCCGTGTCGACGGACGAGGAGAGCGCGCGGCTGGGGCGGCGCGACGTCGCCATCGCGTGGCGCGGCACGGTGACGCGCCTGGAGTGGGTGTCGGACCTCATGGACTTCCTCCGCCCCGTGGCGGAGGAGGGCATCCCGTGCCCGGACCCGGACGTGAAGGTGCTGGCCGGCTTCGCGGACCTGTACACGGACAAGGACCCCACCTGCCGCTTCTGCAAGTACTCGGCGCGGGAGCAGGTCCTGACGGAGGTCCGGCGGCTCGTGGGGCGCTACGCCGCGCTGGGCGAGGACGTGAGCATCACGGTGACCGGGCACAGCCTCGGCAGCGCCCTGGCCATGCTGAGCGCCTACGACATCGCCGAGTCCGGCGCGAACGTggccgggcaggcggcggcggcgcccgtgtGCGTGTACTCGTTCGCGGGTCCCCGGGTGGGGAACGCGGCGTTCCGGCGGCGGTTCGAGTCGGAGCTCGGGGTGAAGGCGCTGCGGGTGGTGAACGTGCACGACAACGTGACGCGGATGCCGGGGATCCTGGTGAACGAGGGCGCGCCCGAGGCGGTGCGGCGCGTGGCGGAGCGGCTGCTGCGGGTGCCGTGGTGCTACTCCCACGTCGGCGTGGAGCTGGCGCTCGACCACAAGCGCTCGCCGTTCCTCAAGGACACGCTGGACCCGGCGTGCTACCACGACCTCGAGGCCCACCTCCACCTCATCGACGG GTACCACGGGCGCGGGGAGCGGTTCGTGCTGGCGAGCGGGCGCGACCCGGCGCTGGTGAACAAGGCGTGCGACTTCCTCAAGGACCACCACGGCGTGCCCCCCTGCTGGCGCCAGGACGAGAACAAGGGCATGGTCCGCGGCCGCGACGGGCGCTGGGTGCAGCCCGACCGCCACGGATGGCACCTGGACGACCACGACCACGACGACCcgaaccaccaccaccaccaccattag